GTCGGGGCCGAGCACGTCCAGGTCCAGCTGCACCTCGCCGCTGCGGCCGGCCTGCACCTCCAGCTGCGCCAGCAGTTGCGCGGTCTCGGCATCGACGCGCTGCTGGGCGATGTGCAGGCCGTCCACGCGCAACGCGTCCCAGGCTTCCACGCGCACGTCCTGCCAGATGCCGGCGGTGACGATGCGCGGGCCCCAGTCCCAGCCGAAGGTGTACGGCGCCTTGCGCACGTAGGTGGAGCTGTGCCGCGCCAGCGGTTCGTCGCCGAACGCCGAGTCGTAGGCGCCGGGCAGCGCGTACGGCTGCTTGGCCAGCCACGGCTGGATCTTCTTGATCGGCGAGTACAGCCGCACCTCCAGCACGTTGTCGCCGCGCTTGAGCAGCGGCTTGGCGTCCACGCGCCACTGCCGGAACATGTTGTCGGCGGTCAGCAGTTTCTTGCCGTTGAGGTAGACCTCGGCGAACGTGTCCAACCCGTCGAACACCAGCTCCACGTGCTCGCGCGCGAGCAGCGCGGCGTCGGCCTTGAAGCGGGTCTGGTACTGCCAGTCGCTCAGGCCCGCCCACTGGATCTTGGCCTCGTTGTCGCGATAGAACGGATCGGGCACTACGCCGGCCGCGATCAGGTCGGTCTGCACCGTGCCCGGCACCTGCGCCGGCAGCCACTGCGCCGCCTTCGGGAATTCCTTGGCGCGGGTCTCGCCCGGCGCCAGCCGCACCTGCCAGCCCTGCTGCAACGACAGCGAGGCCGGCGGCGCCGCCTGACCCAGTGCCGGCACGGCCAGCGCCAGCAACAGCCCAAGCCGGGCGGGAATGCGCGAACGCGGCGCGGAACGGGGACGGCGGTGCGGCTGGGTCATGCGGGGTCTCCAGGGGTCAGCGCGCGGCGGCGGGGGGCGCCTGCGCGGTGGTTTCGATCAGATGGACGGCGCCGATGGCGTAGTACGGACCGTCGATGCGGGCGGTGGAGCGCAGGCACAGGTCGTGCGTGCCGGTCTGCTTGGGCAGCGGCGCTTCCAGCGAGAACTGCTCGCCCAGCGCCTTGCCGCCCGGAAGCGGGATGCGCGCCAGCAGCTTGCCCTTGCAGTCGCCCAGGCGCACTTCCAGCTCGCCGTGCGCGGTCTTGGCCGGGTAGCGCTTGACCTTGACCTGGTCGTGCGCCAGCCCGTAGTTGCGCGCCAGCCGCGCCGCGTCGATGCGGATGCTGCCGACGCCGTCCAGGCGCGCGTCGGCATAGCGCCAGCAGCTGCTGAACAGGTCGACGTTGAACACCGGCGTGTCCTTGCCCGGCAGGTCCGGCAGCAGCGGCACGCGCAGGCCCAGGCTGCCGTCGGCGCAGGAACTCAGGCCCTGGGTGTCGCGGCTGAGCAGGCCGGCGCGGTCGAGGATGCGGGTGCGCGGGGCGGCCAGCATGGTGCCGTCGTCGGCGAAGGTGGCCACGCGCACCGTGGCCGGCAGCGCGACCTCGAACGGCGCCGCGTAGCGCGGCGAATCGGCCTTGGGTTCGCTGCCGTCGGTGGTGTAGCGGAAGCTGCCGAACCTGGCCTGGTTGCCGAGCGCAATCGTGGCCTTGCCGCTGTCCAGCGCCGCGTTGTCGCCGCCCTGGATGGCGATGTCCGGCGCGAACGCGCCGTCGCCGTAGTCGATGCCGAGCGCGCGGTAGCGGTTGAGCTGCGCCGGCAGGCGCTGCAGGAAGCCGTCCCAGCTGCGCACCGCCATCGGCGACCACGCCGCCTCGGCCAGCGCGCCCAGGCGCGGGAACAGCGCATGGTCGATGTGCCAGGCCGAGGGAATGTACTCGGCCCACAGCGCGGCCTGCGCGCCGAGCACGTGCTTGGCTTCCTCGGCGCTGAGCGCGGCCGGCACCGGATCGAACTCGTAGACCTTCTGCAGCGGCAGCACCGCCAGGCGGCCGTTGGGCTCGTCGCTGCGCGCGCTCTGCAGGTTGTCCAGGTACAGCCAGCCGGCCGGCACCAGCACCACGTCGTGGCCCTGCTTGGCCGCGGTCACCGCGCCGTCGACGCCGCGCCAGGACATCACCGAGGCGCTCGCCGGCAAGCCGCCTTCCAGGATCTCGTCCCAGCCGATCAGGCGCCGGTCGTGCTTGCTCAGGTAGTCGGACAGCTGCTGGTTGAACCAGCCCTGCATCGCGTGCGCGTCCTTGACCCCGAGCTTGCGCATCTGCGCGCGCACCGCCGGCGACCGCTCCCACTGGTCCTTGACCGCTTCATCGCCGCCGATGTGGATGTACTGCGACGGGAACAGCTGCAGCACTTCGTCGAGCACGCCCCGGATGAAGGTCAGGCTCTTCTCGTCGGTGTCGAACAGGTAGGGATTGACGCCCCAGTCCACCGACACCTTCGGCCGCTGCTTGGTCACGCCGACCAGTTCCGGATACGCCGCCACCGCCGCCTGCGCATGCCCGGGCATGTCCAGTTCCGGCACGATGGTGATGTGCCGCGCGGCGGCGTAGGCCACCAGGTCGCGGATCTGGTCCTGGGTGTAGAAGCCGCCGTAGCGGTCGGGCACGCCCTGCGTGCCGGCGCCGGGCGGGATGCGCCAGGCGCCGATCTCGGTGAGCTTGGGATAGCGCTTGATCTCGATGCGCCAGCCCTGGTCGTCGGTCAGGTGCAGGTGCAGCACGTTGAGCTTGTGCTCGGCCATCGCATCGATGACGTGCTTGACCGTGTCCGGGCCGTGGAAGTGGCGGGCCACGTCGAGCAGCAGGCCGCGCCAGCCGAAGCGCGGCCAGTCGCGGATCTTGACCTCCGGCACCTCCACTTCGCCCTTGCCGGCGTCGGGAGTGAGCAGCTGCCAGGCGCTCATCGCGCCGTAGAACAGGCCGCGCTCGTCGCGCGCCTGGATCAGCATGGTGTTGCCGTCCACGTCCAGCGCGTAGCCTTCCGGCGCATCCACCCCGGTGTTGGGGTTCATCTGCAGGCGGATGCTGCCGTTCGGCGGAATGGTCTCCGCGCGCACCTCCAGCGCCAGGCCGCGGGTGCGTTCCAGCAGCGCGGCCAGTTGCCGGGCCACGCGCATGGCCGCCTCGTCGTCGGTCGGCACCGACAGCGTGCTGCCGGTGCCGATGGTCAGCGTGGCGTCGCCGCGCTTGACCTGCGCCGGCGCCGGGAGCAGCGGCAACGGCGCGGTGTTGGCCGGCTTCGGCGCGGCCGGTGCCGGCGCCGCGGCGGGCTTGGCGGTCTGCGCCGGAGCGGGGGCGTCGCGGCCGCAACCGCTCAGCAGCGCAGCGCATGCGAACAGGGCAAGCCCCAGCCACGTGGTACGGGAGGCCGCCGCGACGCCTGCCGGGGCGGTCGTCGGGCGGTGTGGCGTGCGCGGGGGTGCACCTGCTGCAGTCATGCGGTCTATCTCGTTCCGTGGGGCCTCTATCGTAGTGGATCAGCGTGAGGCGGTCGGCAGCTCGTCCCACACCTTCGGGTCCTCGGCGCCCAGCACCCAGCAGCTGAAGCCTTCCAGGCCGTAGTCCTTCACCAGGTCGTAGCGCGCCTTGAAGCTGCGCGCATCCGGGCGGAACACCCACTCGCGCATGTCATCGCGGTAGAAATAGAACCACGACTCCTGCTCGACCGGATCCCACTGCACGGTGGCGTTCTGCTCGATCGCCAGCGGGAAGGATTCGTCGGCGTCGATGTAGGTCGCCGAGATGTTCGACGCTTCGGTGCCGTCTTCCTTCACCGGGTTGCCGGTGTACCAGCGGTAGCCGTAGGTGGCGATGCCCAGCGACAGCTTCTCCTTCGGCACCTGGGTCAGCGCGTAGTCCAGGTGCTT
The Xanthomonas sp. AM6 DNA segment above includes these coding regions:
- a CDS encoding family 20 glycosylhydrolase translates to MTAAGAPPRTPHRPTTAPAGVAAASRTTWLGLALFACAALLSGCGRDAPAPAQTAKPAAAPAPAAPKPANTAPLPLLPAPAQVKRGDATLTIGTGSTLSVPTDDEAAMRVARQLAALLERTRGLALEVRAETIPPNGSIRLQMNPNTGVDAPEGYALDVDGNTMLIQARDERGLFYGAMSAWQLLTPDAGKGEVEVPEVKIRDWPRFGWRGLLLDVARHFHGPDTVKHVIDAMAEHKLNVLHLHLTDDQGWRIEIKRYPKLTEIGAWRIPPGAGTQGVPDRYGGFYTQDQIRDLVAYAAARHITIVPELDMPGHAQAAVAAYPELVGVTKQRPKVSVDWGVNPYLFDTDEKSLTFIRGVLDEVLQLFPSQYIHIGGDEAVKDQWERSPAVRAQMRKLGVKDAHAMQGWFNQQLSDYLSKHDRRLIGWDEILEGGLPASASVMSWRGVDGAVTAAKQGHDVVLVPAGWLYLDNLQSARSDEPNGRLAVLPLQKVYEFDPVPAALSAEEAKHVLGAQAALWAEYIPSAWHIDHALFPRLGALAEAAWSPMAVRSWDGFLQRLPAQLNRYRALGIDYGDGAFAPDIAIQGGDNAALDSGKATIALGNQARFGSFRYTTDGSEPKADSPRYAAPFEVALPATVRVATFADDGTMLAAPRTRILDRAGLLSRDTQGLSSCADGSLGLRVPLLPDLPGKDTPVFNVDLFSSCWRYADARLDGVGSIRIDAARLARNYGLAHDQVKVKRYPAKTAHGELEVRLGDCKGKLLARIPLPGGKALGEQFSLEAPLPKQTGTHDLCLRSTARIDGPYYAIGAVHLIETTAQAPPAAAR